The Flavipsychrobacter sp. genome contains the following window.
ACGATGTAAAGGATCGTAAGACACCAGGCCTAATTGTTCGTATCAATCCTGGCGGTAAAAAGACATTTATGTTCTTTCGTAGAGTGAATGGTAAATTGTTACGGGTAAAGATTGGTTATACCCATGACATCAGCATAGAGCAAGCCCGCAAAAAAGCGATTTCATTGAACAGCCAAATCATTTCAGGTGTGAATCCAAATGAGATACTGCGTGGCAAACGTAAAGAATTAACCTTTCAACAGCTTTTTGATAAATATTATCTCGAACATGCCTTGGTTCATACAAAATGGCCAGGAGCTAATAAGGCAACACTAGAGTTTCATCTTCCTGCTAAATTCTGGGCAAAAAAAGTTGGAGACATTACCAAACAACAACTCAGGGATATACACCTCAAACAGGGTGAATCAAGAGGTAAGCAACAGGCAAACCGTGTTCTCAATATTATAAGTGCGGTGTATAACTTTGGAATCAGAGAAGACTTATATAATGGCACCAACCCCACAATGGGTATTAAACGCTTCAAATCTAGAAGCCGTGACAGGTTTCTTAGTGCAGAAGAGTTAAGAAAATTCTTTTTGGCGTTAGAATCCGAAGAACAATTATACCGGGATTTTTTCATGCTCTCTGTTTTTATCGGAGCGCGAAAAAATAATATGCTCAAAATGCGGTATAGCCACATAGATTTTGATTTAAAACGTTGGCGGCTTACCGAAGATGAAAGCAAAAACAATGACGTGAACATATATATGCTTTCTGATCATGCATTGGATATATTGAAGCGCCGTTGGCATGAGAACAAATGTCAACCGGTTCCTTCTGAATTCGTATTTCCTGGGGGTGGCATTGACGGGCATTTAAAAGACCCTAAGCGATCTTTTACCAGAATTAAACAACGGATGGGTGTTACTGATATTTGGATCCATGACTTACGACGGACGCTTGCAAGTTATATGGCAATCAATAATACCAGTCTGCCAATAATAGGTAGGGCGTTAAATCATAAAAGCCAGGTATCTACTGCTATTTATGCACGACTATCTGGCGATCCTGTTAGAGAGGCGGTAAACTCTGCAACACAGTTAATGATTAATAAGATTAGAAAGCCTGATATGTCCTTTACTACCAAGATGGGTTATCAAATGGGTATTAAGTATTATTGTAGATTGTAATGGGGGGTATCTTCTTCTAGCCCAGTTAAATAATATTAGACAATTCTTATATGGAGATTTACAAGAGTCTTTTTATAATCATTAAGGATAATGCTAATGTGCCTCTATTGTTTAGTTAGGATTGCTAATTATATTTGCATTTTAACTTATAGCTATTAGTAGATAAATGTATGATGAAATAGCGCAGAACATTAGGCATATAAGGCAAAGAATTAATTCTGCATGCGAGCTTTATGGTAGAGATAAAGATGAAGTAAAACTTCTTCTGGCAACAAAAACAGTTTCAGTCGATAAAATCAAAGCTGCGATTGATTTAGGACATGACCTTATTGGTGAGAACAAGGTACTTGAAGGAATTGAAAAATATGATTTGCTAAAGAATAACAACTGCCAATGGCATTTGATAGGTCATTTACAAACCAATAAAATAAAACATGCCTTGAGATATGTTGATTTAATTCAATCTGTAGATAGGATGAAACTTGCAGAGAAGCTGAATAATAGATGCAAGTATGAAAATAAGGATGTAGATATTTTTATTCAGGTTAATACTTCTAATGAGATCAGTAAGTTTGGAATTGAGCCAGAGACTGCTATTGAATTTATAAAGCAAGTATCCGATTTTGATAGGCTACACATAAAAGGGCTTATGACGATTGGTCTTCTTTCCTCAAAAAGTGATGCTGTCAGAGACTGCTTTAAAAGACTAAAAGAAATTCAAGTTCAGGCAATGGAGCTACATATTCCTAATGCTAGCTTTAATGAGTTGTCAATGGGTATGTCTGACGACTTAGAATTAGCAATAGCCGAAGGAAGTACAATGATTAGAATTGGTACAGCAATTTTTGGTGAAAGACCATATCCTGATAGTTATTATTGGAACGAAAATAGCGACACATGAATCTTCATTATATACAACATGTACCTTTTGAAGAAATTGGTCATATAGAGATATGGGCAAGAACAAGAGGTTGTACTATCTCTTCTACTAAGATGTACTTAGGTGAAGAATTACCACCCATAGAACAAGTAGATATGCTTGTGATACTTGGTGGCCCCATGAGTATATTCGACTTTGAGGAACACCCCTGGCTGAGAGAAGAACGAGAGTTTATCAAAAGAGTTATAGATACTAACAAATTGGTACTTGGTATTTGTCTTGGAGCACAGTTGGTAAGCGACATCTTGGGTGCTAGTGTTTATCCAAGTAAACATAAAGAAATTGGTTTCTTTCCTATTAAGAAAACAGAAGGTGCTAGTAATAAATCTGAGCTTTTAAATCTTTTGCCTGATAGCTTTCATGTATTTCATTGGCATGGAGATATGTTTGATATTACTGATAATGGTATTAGACTCTTTCACAGCGAAGCCTGTAAAAACCAAGCTTATTTACAAGACAATATTTTATGTTTTCAATTTCACTTTGAGGTTACGGTGGAAAATATTAACAATATGCTTACTCACGGCCGTCATGAATTAAATTTTAATAAGACTTACATTCAGAATGAAAAGAAAATCCTGTCTAACTTGCAGCATCTAAATTGTATGCACATGTATTTAGAAATGGTGTTAGATCGTTTTATTGCACAAAATCATAACCAATTATAAATAAAAACTCTTGCAGCAATAATAAAATCGATATAGAGCGCCTTGTATAGTTAGGAATCCTTACTATATTTGTTGTTCATTATTAACATTTAAAAGGAATAGAAATGAGTAAATCAAAATTTTATCATGCTGGCTGTCCTGTTTGCGTTAGTGCAGAACAAGACATTGTAAATTTAATTGGACAGGACAATGTGGATGTTGTTCATATCGGAAACGACAAATCTAGAATACAAGAAGCAGAAAGTGCTGGGGTGAAATCTGTTCCAGCCCTGGTTACACCAGAGGGTAATGTATTACACATAAATTTTGGTGCATCAATTGAAGATGTAAAAGGCTAATTTTTAACCTATATAGTTAGGACTCCTGTCTTTTATGGAGTCCTGACTATTCAAACTTCGTTTAAAAATGAAAAGAATAACAACTTTGTTAGTATTACCATTAATGCTATTTTTTGCAGACTGTTCTAATGCACAAGAGTCTAATTATAAAAATCCCAACTTCTCAATTAACAATGTTGAGGTTTCTCATAACAAAGAGTTAGGCGTTACAATCTGGGATATACAGGTCAAAGGCAACGCAGGGCAAACTAGACCTCGTTTAACAGGAAGTTTAGATGGTGCTCATGTATTAGGGTATGTTTTTCCAACAACACTTAAACCTACTGACGTTGGGTTTAATGCAACTGATGGTATTGTAGCCTTAGCATTAACTTCTCATCCTGATTTTGATGACACTCCTTTGTGGGATGAAAATAGCGACAATGTGTTTGATAATGATGGGCTCGAATGGCACCCGCATTGGGTAGTTTTAGTTGAAGATAAAAGGGTAAAGGGAGGCTTAGCTGTAAAACAATTTAAAAAGGAAGATAAAAGTATCGTATTGCCACCTACAAACCCAGGAATGCCTATGTATATGGACTCACCAGGTTATCCTGTAATAACTAAAAACAATTCGATTAAGGTTATCGTTCCTGATTACAGAATCAATAATAAATTTGATTTTAATTATGATGGTGTAGCTGCTTTTATGAAAGTAAACACTACTAATAAAGACTTGCCAATGTTAGGTGTTTATGATGTTTATAGTGTAGCCAGTGGTAACTTATCATTACCCTATAAAGTAAAGTGAAAAGAAATGAAGATTTCTGTGTGGGATACCTATGTAAAAAGAGTGGACGGAAAAGTTATGCATTTTGACATACTAGTTCCGTCAGAGTTTAAAGATGAAGCAAAAATCTTTGAATATGGAAACTATTATTTAAGTACTAAGCATTTTAAGACTGATAGTATAACTTCTAAAGAATGTAGGTTCTGTCATATAGAATCACCCTCAACAGAAATAGTACAACAGATTAAAAAGGATGGATATGCAATTATAGAAATGGAGAATTGCGATTAACTAAGAATGATTGCGTATTTTGCCTATTGAGTTTATGCTCGGTAGGCAATTTTATTATGAGTAAAACTATTTTTAATCCTGAAGAACAAGAGCTGGACTTATCAAAGAAAGTCACCGTTGGGCTGGAGAGAATATCAGCAGCCTTTAAAGCTTTATTATGGGATAAGGCTAAACAATTTGAGTTAAGCCCTATACAAATTCAAGTATTGATATTCATTTCATATCATCAGAAAGAATATTGCACAGTTAGTTACCTGGCTAAGGAATTTAATGTTACTAAGGCAACTTTAAGCGATGCCATAAAATCTCTTGATAGTAAAAGATTGGTGAAAAAAGATCATCTTGCTGAAGATAGCAGAAGCTATTATATTCAACTAACAACAAGAGGCAGGAAGGTTGTTCAAGAAACTGAAAGTTTTTCTGCTCCAATTTCACAACAAATAAGTGATGCTAAAAATAGTGATCTAGAAATTTTATACAAATATATAAGTCAACTTGTCTATCAGTTAAACCAGAAGGGTGTACTTTCTGTACAGCGTGTTTGTTTTACTTGTCAGTATTATAGCCAGTCAAAAGGCAAGAGCTACTGTAATATGCTCAAAAAACCTTTAAAAGCTACAGAGATCAGACTTGATTGCCCGGAGCATATTGAAACATTATAACCTTCTTTCAAT
Protein-coding sequences here:
- a CDS encoding site-specific integrase produces the protein MTNTINFTKQALDALSVTELQYDVKDRKTPGLIVRINPGGKKTFMFFRRVNGKLLRVKIGYTHDISIEQARKKAISLNSQIISGVNPNEILRGKRKELTFQQLFDKYYLEHALVHTKWPGANKATLEFHLPAKFWAKKVGDITKQQLRDIHLKQGESRGKQQANRVLNIISAVYNFGIREDLYNGTNPTMGIKRFKSRSRDRFLSAEELRKFFLALESEEQLYRDFFMLSVFIGARKNNMLKMRYSHIDFDLKRWRLTEDESKNNDVNIYMLSDHALDILKRRWHENKCQPVPSEFVFPGGGIDGHLKDPKRSFTRIKQRMGVTDIWIHDLRRTLASYMAINNTSLPIIGRALNHKSQVSTAIYARLSGDPVREAVNSATQLMINKIRKPDMSFTTKMGYQMGIKYYCRL
- a CDS encoding YggS family pyridoxal phosphate-dependent enzyme; this translates as MYDEIAQNIRHIRQRINSACELYGRDKDEVKLLLATKTVSVDKIKAAIDLGHDLIGENKVLEGIEKYDLLKNNNCQWHLIGHLQTNKIKHALRYVDLIQSVDRMKLAEKLNNRCKYENKDVDIFIQVNTSNEISKFGIEPETAIEFIKQVSDFDRLHIKGLMTIGLLSSKSDAVRDCFKRLKEIQVQAMELHIPNASFNELSMGMSDDLELAIAEGSTMIRIGTAIFGERPYPDSYYWNENSDT
- a CDS encoding type 1 glutamine amidotransferase, with the protein product MNLHYIQHVPFEEIGHIEIWARTRGCTISSTKMYLGEELPPIEQVDMLVILGGPMSIFDFEEHPWLREEREFIKRVIDTNKLVLGICLGAQLVSDILGASVYPSKHKEIGFFPIKKTEGASNKSELLNLLPDSFHVFHWHGDMFDITDNGIRLFHSEACKNQAYLQDNILCFQFHFEVTVENINNMLTHGRHELNFNKTYIQNEKKILSNLQHLNCMHMYLEMVLDRFIAQNHNQL
- a CDS encoding thioredoxin family protein, coding for MSKSKFYHAGCPVCVSAEQDIVNLIGQDNVDVVHIGNDKSRIQEAESAGVKSVPALVTPEGNVLHINFGASIEDVKG
- a CDS encoding DUF2024 family protein, with translation MKISVWDTYVKRVDGKVMHFDILVPSEFKDEAKIFEYGNYYLSTKHFKTDSITSKECRFCHIESPSTEIVQQIKKDGYAIIEMENCD
- a CDS encoding MarR family winged helix-turn-helix transcriptional regulator, which codes for MSKTIFNPEEQELDLSKKVTVGLERISAAFKALLWDKAKQFELSPIQIQVLIFISYHQKEYCTVSYLAKEFNVTKATLSDAIKSLDSKRLVKKDHLAEDSRSYYIQLTTRGRKVVQETESFSAPISQQISDAKNSDLEILYKYISQLVYQLNQKGVLSVQRVCFTCQYYSQSKGKSYCNMLKKPLKATEIRLDCPEHIETL